A genomic window from Pseudanabaenaceae cyanobacterium SKYG29 includes:
- a CDS encoding methyl-accepting chemotaxis protein, translating into MFDRLKLRGKILSGYAIPIVIAFLSTLLIFAEIRNTRKYLTDSRTANNLLFLLLEDGFVTTSIDHKVTEYLLSNARQSDNLRRVDELRKRQQELLSKKNEIIGAKPDLLNFDQVKDKIRSLEELILKNKQVSQRTLDLATNGKLAEATKLWFSSEHQQLIDQIISLTEEINKLVRETSTFKRQLTTNALNRSITFSLLGLLLTVLVSPAAGVFITRLVTRSISKTTTELASITSEIAASMAEQEKVISQQAVSVNQTTTTMEELGASSRQSAEQAIASSTNAQKSLELCHTGSDSVNKTLQGISTVKDKVTAIADKIVHLSEQTAQISTVSDLVADIANQTNILALNAAVEAARAGEQGKGFAVVAQEVRKLADQSKASADKISHLIREIQSSINSTVMVTDEGTKTANESMRLAQETLQAFESIVKAVETIAMNTQQIALSSKQQAVGVQQAVSAMNAINLAAKEASASVAQVKAAIQQLSESAQFLRDQI; encoded by the coding sequence ATGTTTGATCGACTGAAGTTACGGGGTAAAATTTTGAGTGGCTATGCCATACCGATCGTTATTGCTTTCCTTTCTACTCTGTTAATTTTTGCGGAGATAAGGAATACCCGTAAGTACCTGACAGATAGCCGTACTGCTAACAATCTCTTGTTTCTCCTGCTAGAGGATGGTTTTGTGACAACTAGCATTGACCACAAAGTCACCGAGTATTTATTGTCTAACGCTCGACAGTCTGACAACCTAAGGCGGGTGGATGAACTACGAAAACGGCAACAAGAACTACTAAGCAAGAAGAATGAGATAATTGGAGCTAAACCTGATCTTCTTAATTTTGATCAAGTTAAGGATAAAATTCGCAGCTTGGAAGAACTAATATTGAAGAATAAGCAGGTTAGCCAAAGGACTTTAGATTTAGCTACCAATGGCAAACTCGCAGAAGCAACTAAGTTGTGGTTTTCTTCTGAACATCAACAATTGATTGATCAGATTATATCCTTAACTGAGGAGATTAACAAATTAGTTCGAGAAACTTCAACGTTCAAGCGGCAGCTAACGACTAATGCGCTTAATCGCAGCATTACATTCTCCCTACTAGGTTTGTTACTAACGGTACTTGTTTCCCCTGCAGCTGGTGTATTTATTACTCGGTTAGTCACCAGGAGCATTAGTAAAACCACCACAGAACTTGCTAGTATCACCTCTGAGATTGCTGCTTCTATGGCAGAGCAGGAGAAAGTTATCTCTCAGCAAGCTGTATCTGTCAACCAAACCACAACCACGATGGAGGAGTTGGGAGCCTCTTCCCGTCAGTCTGCTGAACAAGCTATCGCCTCCTCTACCAACGCCCAAAAGAGCTTGGAACTCTGCCACACAGGCAGTGATTCCGTCAACAAAACCCTCCAGGGCATCAGCACAGTCAAAGATAAGGTCACGGCAATCGCAGACAAAATTGTCCACCTGAGCGAGCAAACCGCCCAGATCTCCACAGTATCTGACCTGGTAGCCGACATCGCCAATCAGACCAATATTCTCGCTTTGAATGCAGCAGTAGAAGCCGCCAGAGCAGGGGAGCAAGGCAAAGGCTTTGCTGTCGTAGCCCAGGAAGTACGCAAACTGGCAGACCAGAGCAAGGCATCCGCAGACAAAATTAGCCATCTGATTAGAGAAATACAGTCTTCCATCAACTCGACAGTGATGGTGACGGATGAGGGGACAAAGACAGCCAATGAAAGTATGAGACTAGCCCAGGAGACGTTGCAGGCGTTTGAGAGCATAGTGAAGGCAGTGGAGACGATCGCAATGAACACGCAGCAGATAGCCTTGAGTTCGAAGCAACAGGCAGTGGGAGTGCAGCAAGCAGTGTCTGCCATGAATGCCATCAATTTGGCGGCGAAAGAAGCCAGTGCCAGTGTAGCCCAGGTCAAGGCAGCTATCCAACAACTGTCAGAATCAGCTCAATTTCTCAGGGATCAGATTTAG
- a CDS encoding response regulator: protein MMIEDEELRSLYKVASAEHIAKLEEGLLHLERNPQDQKKLEELLRHAHSLKGDSRMLGVKDAETLTHHLEDILSGIKQGTHRFSPSVFETLFTGLDAIKKIAQEAVTGEPANVSAFHIAAEMMAVLGESEATPPIPLAEIPVPELSQEGEDDLAALLALAQERERVIQEEKDTKPIATAPEIEVKPEQLDTVRVELSELDALLQYTGEIAVTQQRLSRQLELVRSLSQLWEEVILGRSEQKEIVLNRIGEILPKLQTNLENDSTRLRVVAEQLAQDIRELQLLPFSTIFNLFPRTVRDIAKSQNKEVNFTITGAENLVDRKILEEIKAPLSHLLRNAIDHGIESPAERVALGKPATGNISLVGKVQGNEILIEVTDDGRGLDTEKIGRAAVEKGIITPAELALMSKEEIQSLIFRPGFSTKTEVSEISGRGVGLDVVKDAINRLQGQIRLESQVGVGCVFRLILRANRSVVPTLVVRSSGVFYGIPIDYVVTSLLVRPEEVVMVADRPQIIWQGQNLPVSFLADILQQHRSGRHKVYPCVIVQTNESKQGLIVEAITDYQEVQLREVSLVKAPQLLGSTLLSDGSICYVLNVSALLSGKSCSSIDSFTAPERPPLKVLLVEDSLPIRTQLRRILEKEGYLVTVAVDGLDGLQKFQQDKFDVVVSDVEMPNLNGIEMTQRIRSANTRIPIILVTTLAKAQDRERGLKAGANAYITKGDFDQSVLLSTIRRLAA from the coding sequence ATGATGATAGAAGATGAGGAATTACGATCCCTCTACAAAGTAGCTAGTGCTGAGCATATAGCTAAGCTGGAGGAGGGCTTATTACACCTAGAAAGGAATCCTCAGGATCAAAAGAAGCTGGAGGAGTTGCTAAGACACGCCCACTCCCTGAAGGGTGACTCACGGATGTTGGGAGTCAAAGATGCAGAGACTCTTACCCATCACCTAGAAGACATTCTCAGTGGTATTAAGCAAGGTACGCATCGATTTTCTCCTAGTGTATTTGAGACCTTGTTCACAGGTTTAGATGCTATCAAAAAAATCGCCCAGGAAGCAGTAACGGGTGAACCAGCCAATGTCAGTGCGTTCCACATTGCAGCGGAAATGATGGCAGTTCTAGGAGAAAGTGAAGCAACTCCTCCGATTCCCCTAGCAGAAATTCCTGTCCCAGAACTATCTCAGGAAGGTGAGGATGACCTTGCAGCGCTTCTGGCATTAGCGCAGGAGAGGGAAAGGGTAATCCAAGAAGAGAAAGACACTAAACCGATTGCTACTGCCCCTGAAATTGAAGTTAAACCTGAGCAACTAGATACAGTACGGGTTGAGTTATCTGAACTAGATGCACTTTTACAATACACGGGAGAAATAGCAGTTACCCAGCAACGTTTGAGTCGACAATTAGAGCTAGTGCGTAGTCTGAGTCAGCTGTGGGAAGAAGTAATACTTGGCAGAAGTGAGCAGAAGGAGATTGTTCTTAACCGTATAGGGGAAATTCTCCCCAAATTGCAGACCAACTTGGAAAATGATAGCACTCGTCTAAGGGTGGTTGCAGAACAACTAGCTCAGGACATTAGAGAGTTACAACTACTACCATTTTCTACTATTTTCAATTTGTTCCCCCGCACAGTCAGAGACATTGCCAAGAGTCAAAATAAAGAAGTGAATTTCACCATTACAGGGGCAGAAAATCTCGTCGATCGGAAGATTTTGGAGGAGATCAAAGCTCCCCTCAGCCATCTGTTACGCAATGCCATTGATCACGGTATAGAGTCTCCTGCTGAAAGAGTTGCTCTTGGTAAGCCTGCTACAGGCAATATATCCCTGGTAGGTAAGGTGCAGGGTAATGAAATCCTGATTGAGGTAACAGATGATGGTCGGGGACTGGACACAGAAAAAATTGGACGGGCTGCTGTAGAAAAAGGTATTATTACTCCTGCTGAACTCGCTTTAATGTCTAAGGAGGAGATACAAAGTCTCATATTTCGTCCAGGCTTTTCTACTAAAACAGAGGTCAGTGAAATTTCTGGCAGAGGTGTTGGTTTAGACGTAGTAAAGGATGCAATCAATCGTTTACAGGGTCAAATTCGATTAGAATCCCAAGTGGGAGTTGGATGTGTATTCCGCCTAATTTTAAGAGCTAACCGCAGTGTTGTTCCTACCTTGGTTGTCAGGAGCAGCGGAGTTTTCTATGGGATACCGATCGATTATGTAGTAACCTCCCTATTAGTGCGACCAGAGGAGGTAGTAATGGTAGCCGATCGACCCCAGATTATTTGGCAAGGGCAGAATCTGCCTGTTAGCTTTTTAGCAGATATTTTGCAGCAACATCGTAGCGGTAGGCATAAGGTCTACCCCTGTGTCATTGTCCAGACAAACGAGAGTAAGCAGGGTTTAATTGTAGAAGCCATTACTGATTATCAAGAAGTGCAACTGCGGGAAGTGAGCTTGGTTAAGGCACCACAACTGTTAGGGTCAACTCTTCTCAGTGACGGCAGTATTTGTTATGTCCTAAATGTATCTGCATTGCTAAGCGGTAAGTCTTGCTCTTCCATAGATAGTTTTACAGCACCAGAGAGGCCACCCCTCAAAGTTTTGCTAGTAGAAGATTCTCTGCCGATTCGCACTCAGTTAAGACGTATCTTGGAAAAGGAAGGTTATCTTGTGACTGTTGCTGTGGATGGGTTGGATGGGCTGCAAAAGTTTCAGCAGGACAAATTTGATGTGGTGGTTTCCGACGTAGAAATGCCTAACCTCAACGGTATAGAAATGACCCAAAGAATTAGGTCAGCTAACACAAGAATTCCTATCATCCTTGTCACCACCCTTGCTAAAGCCCAAGACCGAGAAAGGGGACTCAAAGCTGGTGCTAATGCTTACATTACTAAAGGTGATTTTGATCAAAGTGTGTTGTTAAGTACGATTAGGAGGTTAGCTGCATGA
- a CDS encoding response regulator produces the protein MSKIRVVLIEDSIVALEILQRLINSSGEVEVVGTATDGVEGLQVIARTNPDVICTDLQMPNMDGLEFTKAVMQQFPRPVLVISNAVHPTDVDNIFNLMQAGALDFFPKPTSGTATDYERLRDTLITKIKVLASKRV, from the coding sequence ATGAGTAAGATTAGGGTAGTGCTGATTGAAGACTCGATCGTGGCTTTGGAGATTCTCCAACGGCTGATTAATTCTTCAGGGGAGGTGGAAGTAGTAGGTACAGCAACAGATGGGGTAGAGGGATTGCAGGTAATTGCCCGTACGAATCCCGATGTAATTTGTACAGATTTGCAAATGCCTAATATGGATGGTTTAGAGTTCACTAAGGCAGTGATGCAACAGTTTCCCCGTCCAGTATTAGTCATCAGCAATGCTGTGCATCCCACAGATGTTGATAATATCTTCAATTTAATGCAAGCAGGGGCACTAGACTTCTTCCCCAAGCCTACCAGTGGTACAGCTACGGACTACGAAAGATTGCGGGATACCTTAATCACTAAAATTAAAGTATTAGCTAGTAAGAGAGTATGA
- a CDS encoding methyl-accepting chemotaxis protein, with the protein MEELGASSRQSAEQAIASSSTAQKSLELCNTGSESVQRTLQGIIAVKDTVTSIAEKIVQLSEQTAQISTVSDLVADIANQTNILALNAAVEAARAGEQGKGFGVVAQEVRKLADQSKASAEKISNLIREIQSSINSSVMVTDQGTKTANESMRLAQETLRAFENLVKAVETIAVSTQQIALSAKQQAVGVQQAVSAMNAINLGAKEASASVAQVKSAIQQLSESAQLLKEQI; encoded by the coding sequence ATGGAGGAGTTGGGAGCTTCTTCCCGTCAGTCTGCTGAACAAGCCATTGCCTCTTCTTCCACTGCTCAGAAAAGCTTGGAGTTGTGTAATACAGGTAGCGAATCAGTACAGAGGACACTACAAGGTATCATTGCAGTCAAAGATACGGTGACATCGATCGCTGAGAAGATTGTGCAACTGAGTGAACAAACTGCCCAGATCTCCACAGTATCTGACCTGGTGGCCGACATTGCCAATCAGACCAACATTCTCGCTTTGAATGCTGCAGTAGAAGCCGCTAGAGCAGGGGAGCAGGGTAAGGGTTTTGGTGTTGTAGCTCAAGAAGTACGTAAACTGGCAGACCAGAGTAAGGCATCCGCCGAGAAAATCAGCAATCTCATCAGAGAAATCCAATCTTCGATCAATTCGTCTGTAATGGTGACTGATCAAGGGACAAAGACAGCCAATGAGAGTATGCGACTAGCCCAGGAGACTTTGCGGGCGTTTGAAAACTTGGTAAAGGCAGTAGAAACGATTGCGGTCAGTACCCAGCAAATAGCCCTTAGTGCCAAACAACAGGCGGTGGGAGTCCAACAAGCAGTGTCGGCGATGAATGCGATTAACTTGGGAGCGAAAGAAGCTAGTGCCAGTGTGGCGCAAGTCAAATCAGCTATCCAGCAACTATCGGAGTCGGCACAATTGCTGAAGGAGCAAATTTAA
- a CDS encoding methyl-accepting chemotaxis protein — translation MKVQTKGAVVVGSIVAVGIIEIIVTILANSITEIAPVVNQSGLVRGGTQRLVKLKLFGGNPETIAKLKDRTNKRINGLLNGDRELGLPKINDRGYQEIMTQVQREFRPIDELVSQPNPDPKELFALSESFFETTDRAVKVAEDLAKKRENRLRLFELISTVLVFGAIILTIVLVRGIIQLLVRTTAEIASTAAQISSSMVEQEKVISQQAVSVNQTTITMEELGASSRQSAEQAVTASSSAQKSLELCQAGSESVQKTIQGISLVKDNVTAIAEKIVHLSEQTAQISAVSQLVADIANQTNILALNAAVEAARAGEQGKGFTVVAQEVRKLADQSKASAEKIGDLVKDIQASINSTVMVTDQGTKTAAESMQLAQITLEFFHNIVSAAQTISMNVQQITLSAKQQAVGVQQAVSAMNAINLGAQESASGVNQVKLALGQLSDSISLLKEQI, via the coding sequence ATGAAAGTTCAGACTAAAGGGGCAGTAGTTGTTGGTAGTATTGTAGCTGTTGGGATTATTGAAATTATTGTCACCATTCTGGCTAACAGTATCACAGAGATTGCACCTGTAGTTAATCAGTCAGGCTTAGTGCGAGGGGGAACACAGAGGTTAGTCAAGTTGAAGTTGTTTGGTGGTAACCCTGAAACGATTGCTAAACTTAAGGACAGAACCAACAAAAGAATCAACGGATTGCTGAACGGCGATCGGGAACTTGGCTTGCCTAAAATTAACGATCGAGGCTATCAAGAAATCATGACACAGGTACAGAGGGAATTTCGTCCCATTGATGAGCTAGTTAGCCAACCTAACCCTGATCCAAAAGAATTATTTGCCCTGAGTGAGTCCTTTTTTGAAACCACCGATCGGGCGGTGAAAGTAGCAGAGGACTTGGCGAAAAAGCGGGAGAATAGATTGAGGCTATTTGAACTGATCTCCACAGTTTTGGTCTTTGGGGCAATAATTTTAACGATCGTGCTTGTCAGGGGAATTATACAGTTGTTAGTGCGTACAACCGCTGAAATTGCGAGTACAGCAGCCCAGATTTCCAGTTCTATGGTAGAGCAGGAAAAAGTAATTTCCCAGCAAGCAGTTTCTGTTAACCAAACCACCATCACAATGGAGGAGCTAGGGGCATCTTCCCGTCAATCAGCTGAGCAGGCAGTTACCGCTTCTAGTAGTGCCCAGAAGAGTTTAGAATTGTGTCAGGCGGGAAGTGAGTCAGTTCAGAAAACTATCCAGGGAATTAGCCTGGTTAAGGACAATGTTACCGCCATTGCAGAAAAAATTGTGCACCTTAGTGAGCAAACAGCCCAGATTTCTGCGGTCTCCCAACTTGTAGCAGACATTGCCAATCAAACAAACATACTGGCGCTCAATGCCGCGGTAGAAGCAGCAAGGGCAGGGGAGCAGGGGAAAGGTTTTACAGTTGTAGCCCAGGAGGTGCGCAAACTAGCTGACCAAAGTAAAGCCTCAGCAGAAAAAATTGGTGACTTAGTTAAAGACATTCAAGCCTCCATCAACTCAACTGTGATGGTTACAGACCAGGGAACAAAAACAGCGGCAGAGAGCATGCAGCTAGCCCAAATTACGCTAGAATTTTTCCATAATATCGTCAGTGCTGCCCAAACAATATCTATGAATGTCCAACAGATTACCCTCAGTGCTAAGCAGCAAGCAGTAGGAGTACAGCAGGCAGTATCAGCAATGAATGCGATTAATCTAGGGGCACAGGAGTCTGCTAGTGGTGTTAATCAAGTAAAACTAGCTCTGGGGCAGTTATCAGATTCCATATCGTTATTGAAGGAGCAAATTTAA
- a CDS encoding chemotaxis protein CheW, which produces MFSYLQIGLHAQTYGLPLEIVEEILLLPEITPLPDAPGDVIGIVDRRGQTLPVIHLAKRLGVGEPSCKVTDNLVVVSVEGVAVGVIVERVAEILEITPDRTEELSEAFSPPLSNFLMGVGRVGDTVLPLVNPATLIRSPLAVSEVATVDVSHDLGDFYNRFAPTATPQEQAVFYQRRINLSQQKIEESREQFPLAIAEIDNELMGFPIEEVREFIVLEQPVPTPFSPPFVMGTVNVRSEILTIINIRNFLGLKTTERNKNKAIVVHSDKVNVGVATDEIRGIVDIDVDKTVVNIAKEARQGIMGTAILGGELITIVNLQEVLSKL; this is translated from the coding sequence ATTCTCCTGCTGCCAGAAATTACACCCCTACCTGATGCTCCTGGTGATGTTATAGGAATAGTCGATCGGCGGGGGCAAACTTTGCCAGTAATACATCTAGCTAAGCGGTTGGGGGTAGGTGAGCCAAGCTGTAAAGTTACGGATAACCTGGTAGTAGTTAGTGTGGAAGGGGTGGCTGTCGGGGTAATTGTCGAGCGGGTGGCGGAAATTCTGGAGATAACCCCCGATCGGACGGAGGAACTTAGCGAGGCATTTAGCCCTCCTCTGAGCAACTTTCTAATGGGTGTGGGGAGAGTAGGTGATACAGTTTTGCCCCTAGTCAATCCTGCTACCCTCATCCGATCGCCTTTGGCTGTGAGTGAGGTTGCCACAGTCGATGTTAGCCACGATTTAGGGGATTTTTACAACCGATTTGCTCCTACTGCTACCCCCCAAGAGCAAGCAGTATTCTATCAACGGCGCATTAACCTAAGCCAACAGAAAATAGAAGAGAGCCGAGAACAATTTCCCCTTGCTATTGCTGAAATAGACAATGAACTGATGGGGTTTCCCATAGAAGAGGTGCGAGAATTTATAGTCCTAGAACAGCCTGTCCCTACTCCATTTAGCCCCCCATTTGTGATGGGCACAGTCAATGTGCGGAGTGAAATCCTCACCATTATCAACATCCGTAACTTCTTGGGTCTGAAGACTACTGAGCGAAACAAAAACAAAGCGATCGTGGTACATTCTGACAAGGTAAACGTGGGCGTTGCCACAGACGAGATTAGGGGCATAGTTGATATTGATGTGGATAAAACAGTAGTGAACATTGCCAAAGAAGCTAGACAGGGAATTATGGGTACCGCTATACTTGGAGGCGAATTAATTACGATTGTTAACTTGCAGGAAGTACTCAGTAAGCTCTAG